One part of the Nostoc sp. PCC 7120 = FACHB-418 genome encodes these proteins:
- the hslO gene encoding Hsp33 family molecular chaperone HslO, with product MADQLIRATAADGGIRAVGVITTRLTEEARQRHKLSYVATAALGRTMAAGLLMASGMKRVGSRVNVRVKGDGPLAGILVDAGLDGTVRGYVGNPHIELPPNAKGKLDVGGAVGNGYLYVVRDIGYGYPYSSTVELVSGEIGDDVAHYLVTSEQTPSALMLGVFVGASGVTAAGGLLVQVLPKAARDEALVAKLESRVGALSGFTPLLQAGKTLPEIFHDLLGDMGLTIFPESQILRFHCGCSFDRVLGALKMLGEAELQDMIVKDDGAEATCDFCGRVYQASSEHLAQLIVDLQTESSVSG from the coding sequence ATGGCGGATCAATTAATTCGCGCCACAGCAGCCGATGGCGGAATTCGTGCAGTGGGTGTGATTACCACACGGTTGACGGAAGAAGCACGGCAGCGTCACAAGCTTTCTTATGTGGCTACGGCTGCTCTGGGACGGACGATGGCGGCTGGCTTGCTAATGGCTTCTGGCATGAAACGAGTTGGTTCTAGGGTAAACGTCCGGGTGAAGGGTGATGGGCCTTTGGCTGGGATTTTGGTAGATGCTGGTTTGGATGGGACGGTGCGCGGTTATGTAGGCAATCCACATATAGAATTGCCTCCCAATGCCAAGGGTAAATTAGATGTGGGTGGCGCGGTAGGAAATGGTTATCTCTATGTTGTCAGAGATATTGGTTATGGCTACCCTTACTCTAGTACGGTAGAACTGGTTTCTGGTGAAATTGGTGATGATGTGGCTCATTACCTCGTGACTTCTGAGCAAACACCTTCGGCGTTGATGTTAGGGGTGTTTGTTGGGGCTAGTGGTGTAACGGCGGCTGGCGGTTTGCTGGTACAGGTGTTGCCGAAAGCGGCTAGAGATGAAGCTTTAGTGGCAAAACTAGAATCGCGGGTGGGGGCTTTGTCAGGGTTTACGCCGTTGTTGCAAGCAGGTAAAACTTTGCCGGAAATTTTTCATGATTTGCTGGGTGATATGGGGCTGACGATTTTTCCCGAAAGCCAAATACTGCGCTTCCATTGCGGTTGCTCATTTGATCGCGTGTTAGGAGCATTAAAGATGTTGGGAGAAGCCGAATTACAAGATATGATTGTTAAAGATGATGGAGCTGAAGCAACTTGCGATTTTTGTGGCAGGGTTTATCAAGCAAGCAGTGAGCATCTCGCTCAATTAATTGTGGATTTGCAAACTGAGTCTTCTGTGTCGGGTTAA
- a CDS encoding Dyp-type peroxidase codes for MALTEKDLKNLPEDGIDSENPGKYRNLLNDLQGNILKGHGRDHSVHLFLQFKPEQVEVVKQWIQSFAQTYITSAKKQADEAFKYRQKGVSGDVFANFFLSRHGYEYLEIEPFQIPGDKPFRMGMKNEEIRSSLGDPKIATWELGFQSEIHALVLIADDDIVDLLQIVNQITQKLRQIAEIVHREDGFILRNQAGQIIEHFGFVDGVSQPLFMKRDVVRERVNNCDFDKWDPKAPLDSILVEDPNGNTKDSYGSYLVYRKLEQNVKAFREDQRKLAQKLNIQENLAGALIVGRFADGTPVTLSDIPTYAVTPTNNFNYDGDLAATKCPFHSHTRKTNPRGDTARLLTTDGHFDEAFKEERGHRITRRAVSYGENNPSKEPVSGSGLLFLCFQSNIENQFNFMQSRWANPQNFVQVNTGPDPLIGQPSGTQKWPKKWGEPETEEYNFQLWINMKGGEYFFAPSISFLKTLA; via the coding sequence ATGGCACTGACTGAAAAAGATTTGAAAAACTTACCAGAAGATGGCATTGATTCAGAAAATCCTGGTAAATACCGAAATCTGCTGAATGATTTACAGGGTAATATTCTGAAAGGACATGGACGAGATCATAGTGTTCATCTATTTTTACAATTCAAGCCTGAGCAAGTAGAAGTAGTTAAGCAGTGGATTCAGAGTTTTGCTCAAACTTATATAACCTCTGCAAAAAAGCAGGCAGATGAAGCGTTTAAATATAGACAAAAAGGCGTATCAGGAGATGTATTCGCTAACTTTTTCTTGTCTCGTCACGGATATGAATATTTAGAAATTGAACCGTTTCAAATACCTGGAGATAAGCCCTTTAGAATGGGTATGAAAAATGAAGAAATTAGAAGTTCCTTGGGTGATCCTAAAATTGCAACCTGGGAACTAGGATTTCAGAGTGAAATTCATGCCTTAGTTTTGATTGCCGATGATGACATTGTAGACTTATTACAAATTGTCAATCAAATAACGCAAAAGCTACGTCAAATAGCGGAAATTGTTCACCGAGAAGATGGATTTATTCTCAGAAATCAGGCTGGACAAATTATTGAACACTTTGGCTTTGTTGATGGTGTAAGTCAACCCTTGTTTATGAAACGAGACGTTGTGCGAGAGAGGGTGAACAACTGTGATTTTGATAAATGGGATCCGAAAGCTCCTTTGGATAGTATTTTAGTTGAAGATCCTAACGGGAACACAAAAGATAGCTATGGCAGTTATTTAGTCTACCGAAAACTCGAACAGAATGTGAAAGCATTCCGCGAAGATCAGCGTAAATTAGCTCAAAAATTAAACATTCAGGAAAATTTAGCTGGAGCGTTAATTGTAGGTCGTTTTGCTGATGGTACTCCAGTAACTCTTTCAGATATACCAACTTACGCAGTTACACCCACGAATAACTTTAATTATGATGGCGATTTAGCAGCAACTAAATGTCCATTTCATTCTCATACACGCAAGACTAATCCTCGTGGAGATACAGCTAGATTGCTAACTACTGATGGTCACTTTGATGAAGCATTTAAGGAAGAAAGAGGTCATAGAATTACTCGTCGGGCAGTGAGTTATGGCGAAAATAATCCGAGTAAAGAACCAGTTTCAGGTTCAGGATTACTGTTTCTTTGCTTTCAATCCAATATTGAAAATCAGTTTAATTTTATGCAATCAAGATGGGCTAATCCTCAGAATTTTGTTCAGGTGAATACTGGCCCAGATCCGTTAATTGGTCAACCATCAGGAACTCAGAAATGGCCTAAAAAATGGGGTGAACCAGAAACAGAAGAATACAATTTTCAACTCTGGATAAATATGAAAGGTGGCGAGTATTTTTTCGCCCCTAGTATCAGTTTTTTGAAAACATTGGCATAG
- a CDS encoding universal stress protein, which translates to MVKNVLVALDGSEIAPRVVEVLDELVLSPDGTVVLCHVFPTADSEMELPADLPHPESTTGSYFQIEKQLQYYQDNLSVKTELELVTGNPAEEIIRLSNIYQTDLIIIGSRGLTGMKRIVSGSVSNQVVEEANCSVLVVKPK; encoded by the coding sequence GTGGTAAAAAATGTTTTGGTAGCGCTAGATGGTTCAGAAATTGCCCCAAGAGTAGTTGAGGTATTAGATGAATTAGTGTTGTCACCAGACGGCACAGTAGTTTTGTGTCATGTGTTTCCTACAGCAGATTCAGAGATGGAATTACCTGCTGACCTTCCCCACCCAGAATCTACTACAGGTTCTTATTTTCAAATTGAAAAACAATTGCAATATTATCAAGACAACTTATCGGTTAAAACCGAATTAGAACTGGTGACAGGAAACCCAGCCGAAGAGATTATTCGTTTATCTAATATTTATCAAACCGACTTAATTATTATTGGTAGTCGCGGCTTAACTGGCATGAAACGCATTGTGTCAGGTTCTGTCAGCAATCAAGTAGTGGAAGAAGCTAATTGCTCAGTCTTGGTAGTCAAGCCCAAGTGA
- a CDS encoding galactose oxidase early set domain-containing protein gives MIVSKSKRLTIVSVFLVFILAFVISICGWEQAIATPIIGTKEEMGAWETLPMPPPEDRMQSVHTILLPNGKVLVVNGSSFRTTQVKEQENVDLVEGVDVRNYDVINNTGLLDPVTGKFERIPSPPSIQAGETNDLFCTGHLQLSNGNILFVSGTGRYYPGGAFTGNRQINLYNWKTGTWSALKPLKQGRWYPSLISLADGKVVIFSGLKVDAPNQINPTLEIYDPKTEKLQYIDLTTIKNSPFNTKLKDVDSYDSIDLYPRVFPTADGRLLITGDEAGIAGVLVPHSSKKSYLMSVKENTEGALSVSFEVGPDRAESSKAYGTALQVPNSEDVLLLGGIIGTNSINFGRLNNTNGFPPGSRVATSLQRWLSPAKSGEKNGKWEIVPNFLDKPRANLQSVILPTQEILVVNGGEYPEYKPVYEPLLMTAADAPGGYQTKPMNPAKLPRLYHNGALLLPDARVLAIGGNANRALRDEDGTAHVDILQDAKTYYKFADLRDKSGQNKKEFNLEEYYQNPQSYFAKDDKEPFVPAEIWQGEIFSPPYLFKPGSRPKILKAPNKLGYSQSNTISVKNATKDGSLVLVKLGSVTHSFDYGQRLAQLPLEDVVLGDESSISFKAPENKNLYPPGYYMMFYLNNLGKPSLAKIVKLAA, from the coding sequence ATGATAGTCTCCAAATCAAAACGCCTAACAATTGTCTCGGTTTTTCTAGTCTTTATCCTGGCTTTCGTTATTAGTATCTGCGGTTGGGAGCAGGCGATCGCTACCCCCATAATTGGGACAAAAGAAGAAATGGGGGCTTGGGAAACTCTACCTATGCCCCCTCCAGAAGACAGAATGCAGTCTGTGCATACAATCTTGCTACCTAATGGAAAAGTTTTAGTAGTTAATGGTAGTAGTTTTCGCACCACTCAAGTAAAAGAACAAGAGAACGTCGATCTTGTTGAGGGAGTTGATGTCAGAAATTATGATGTCATCAATAATACAGGTCTTCTTGACCCTGTAACTGGAAAATTTGAGCGCATTCCCTCCCCACCATCTATCCAGGCTGGGGAAACCAATGATTTATTCTGCACCGGACATCTGCAACTATCCAACGGTAACATTCTTTTTGTCAGTGGAACTGGACGCTATTACCCAGGAGGCGCATTTACAGGTAATAGACAAATCAACCTGTATAACTGGAAAACCGGAACATGGTCGGCTCTAAAACCACTCAAACAAGGACGGTGGTATCCCAGTTTGATTTCCCTTGCTGATGGTAAAGTGGTTATCTTTTCAGGACTAAAAGTTGATGCGCCAAATCAGATTAATCCCACTTTAGAAATCTATGATCCCAAAACAGAAAAGCTCCAGTACATAGACCTCACAACTATCAAGAATAGTCCTTTTAATACCAAACTCAAAGATGTAGATAGCTACGATAGTATAGACCTCTATCCTCGCGTCTTTCCTACTGCTGATGGTAGACTTTTGATTACCGGAGACGAGGCTGGTATTGCTGGGGTTTTAGTCCCACATAGCAGTAAAAAAAGCTATTTAATGTCTGTCAAAGAGAATACAGAGGGGGCATTATCTGTCAGCTTTGAAGTAGGCCCAGATAGGGCAGAAAGCTCCAAAGCCTATGGAACAGCCCTACAAGTTCCCAACTCAGAAGATGTCTTACTCCTTGGGGGCATCATCGGCACTAATAGCATTAACTTTGGGCGATTAAATAATACTAATGGTTTCCCACCAGGATCAAGAGTTGCTACTAGTTTACAGCGTTGGCTATCTCCGGCAAAAAGTGGTGAAAAGAACGGCAAGTGGGAAATTGTGCCAAATTTTCTGGATAAGCCCAGAGCTAATCTCCAATCTGTAATTTTACCGACGCAGGAAATATTAGTTGTTAATGGTGGCGAATATCCAGAGTATAAGCCTGTCTATGAGCCTCTGTTGATGACTGCTGCTGATGCTCCTGGGGGTTATCAAACCAAGCCGATGAATCCTGCAAAACTCCCCAGGCTATATCATAATGGAGCATTATTATTACCGGATGCTCGTGTTTTAGCGATCGGGGGCAATGCTAACCGCGCTTTAAGGGATGAAGATGGCACTGCTCATGTTGATATCTTACAAGATGCCAAGACCTATTATAAATTCGCCGATCTGAGAGATAAGTCTGGACAGAATAAGAAGGAATTTAATCTAGAAGAATATTATCAAAATCCTCAAAGCTATTTTGCTAAAGATGACAAAGAACCCTTTGTGCCTGCGGAAATTTGGCAAGGGGAAATCTTCAGTCCTCCTTATCTATTTAAGCCTGGTTCTCGCCCTAAAATTCTTAAAGCTCCCAATAAGCTGGGATACAGTCAATCTAATACTATATCTGTCAAGAATGCGACTAAAGATGGCTCTCTTGTCCTGGTAAAACTGGGGTCAGTAACTCACTCTTTCGATTATGGACAACGGTTAGCACAATTGCCACTAGAAGATGTTGTTTTAGGAGATGAGTCTTCCATCAGCTTTAAAGCACCAGAGAATAAAAATCTTTATCCTCCTGGGTATTATATGATGTTTTACCTCAACAACTTAGGTAAGCCTTCCCTGGCGAAGATAGTCAAGCTTGCAGCTTAA
- a CDS encoding TatD family hydrolase produces MQLIDTHVHLNFDTFQPDLAEVRSRWQEAGVVHLVHSCVEPEEFPSIQAIAHQFPELSFAVGLHPLDADKWQSDTGEQILSLARSDSKVVAIGETGLDFYKADNDEQQRMVFEAQLAIASQLNLPVIIHCRDAAVAVREVLQTWQERTGAKIRGVMHCWGGTPEETQWFLDLGFYISFSGTVTFKSAKSIQASAAMVKSDRLLIETDCPFLSPVPKRGEKRNEPAYVRHVAEQVAALRGETLEVISAQTAQNACELFGLVL; encoded by the coding sequence ATGCAGCTAATTGATACCCACGTACACCTAAATTTTGACACCTTCCAGCCAGATTTGGCAGAGGTGCGATCGCGTTGGCAAGAAGCAGGAGTTGTGCATTTAGTTCATTCCTGTGTTGAACCGGAGGAGTTTCCTAGTATTCAAGCCATCGCTCACCAATTTCCCGAACTAAGTTTTGCTGTAGGCCTGCATCCTTTAGATGCGGATAAATGGCAAAGTGACACAGGCGAGCAAATCTTATCTTTAGCTCGTTCCGATTCTAAGGTAGTGGCAATTGGCGAGACGGGGCTGGATTTCTATAAAGCCGATAACGATGAGCAACAGCGCATGGTATTTGAGGCACAATTAGCGATCGCCTCCCAACTTAACTTACCAGTAATTATTCACTGTCGGGATGCGGCGGTGGCGGTAAGAGAAGTCTTGCAAACATGGCAGGAGCGTACAGGCGCTAAAATTCGGGGTGTCATGCACTGTTGGGGCGGAACGCCGGAAGAAACCCAGTGGTTTCTCGATTTAGGCTTTTATATTAGCTTTAGCGGTACAGTTACGTTCAAAAGCGCCAAGAGTATTCAAGCCTCAGCTGCAATGGTAAAAAGCGATCGCCTACTGATTGAAACAGACTGCCCTTTTTTATCACCGGTTCCCAAACGCGGAGAAAAGCGGAATGAGCCTGCTTATGTACGCCATGTAGCCGAACAAGTAGCCGCGTTACGTGGAGAAACACTAGAGGTAATTTCTGCTCAAACTGCCCAAAATGCCTGTGAATTATTCGGTCTGGTGTTATAA
- the rpsT gene encoding 30S ribosomal protein S20 codes for MANNKSALKRAQIAERNRVRNKTYKSSVKTLMKNYLSAVQAYAANPTPESKQEAQTRLAAAYSRIDKAVKRGILHPNNGARKKSRLASKLKPIEQTA; via the coding sequence GTGGCCAATAATAAGTCTGCCCTTAAACGCGCCCAAATAGCAGAACGCAATCGGGTACGTAACAAAACCTACAAATCATCAGTTAAGACGCTGATGAAAAATTACCTCAGCGCTGTACAAGCCTATGCGGCTAATCCTACTCCAGAATCAAAACAGGAAGCGCAAACACGCCTAGCTGCGGCTTACAGCAGAATCGACAAAGCAGTCAAACGGGGCATACTCCATCCCAACAATGGGGCTAGGAAAAAGTCTAGACTTGCCAGCAAACTCAAACCCATCGAGCAAACAGCATAA
- the hisD gene encoding histidinol dehydrogenase — MLRIITQQADVKAELQRICDRTHDEQVLHKEATVREVLQAVKRQGDKAVLHYTDEFDNQILKAEELRVTGSELDAAYQQVSQELLEAIQLASRQIEAFHRQRVPKSWVHFGDDDIVLGKRYTPIDRAGLYVPGGRAAYVSTVLMNAIPARVAGVPRIVIATPPGAQKAINPAVLVAAQEVGVQEIYRVGGAQAIAALAYGTETIPKVDVITGPGNIYVTLAKKLVYGNVGIDSLAGPSEVLIIADEGANPVHVATDMLAQAEHDPMAAAILFTTDPALAKNVQVAVERQLVDHPRRIDTEKAIAHYGLIVLVESLDAAAELSNEFAPEHLELEVKDPWAVLPNIRHAGAIFLGYSTPEAVGDYLAGPNHTLPTSGAARYASALSVETFLKHSSIIQYSQTALNKVAGAIDALATAEGLPSHADSVKRRIQQDE, encoded by the coding sequence ATGCTGCGAATCATTACTCAGCAGGCAGATGTTAAAGCAGAACTGCAAAGAATCTGCGATCGCACTCACGACGAACAGGTGCTTCACAAGGAAGCAACTGTGCGTGAAGTGTTGCAAGCAGTGAAACGCCAAGGCGACAAAGCTGTTTTGCATTACACAGACGAATTTGACAATCAAATTCTCAAGGCTGAAGAGTTGCGCGTTACAGGTTCAGAACTGGACGCAGCTTACCAACAGGTATCCCAGGAACTGCTGGAGGCGATTCAGCTAGCTAGCCGCCAAATTGAAGCTTTTCATCGTCAGCGAGTCCCCAAAAGCTGGGTACACTTTGGCGATGATGATATTGTCCTGGGCAAACGCTACACTCCCATAGACCGTGCGGGTTTGTACGTTCCTGGTGGTCGTGCTGCTTACGTCAGTACAGTGCTGATGAACGCAATTCCGGCGAGGGTGGCGGGTGTACCGCGTATAGTGATTGCGACACCACCAGGCGCACAGAAAGCGATTAATCCCGCAGTGTTAGTAGCAGCTCAAGAAGTTGGGGTGCAAGAAATTTATCGGGTAGGGGGGGCGCAAGCGATCGCTGCTTTGGCCTATGGTACAGAGACAATCCCCAAGGTGGATGTGATTACGGGGCCTGGTAACATCTATGTCACCTTGGCGAAAAAACTAGTTTACGGCAATGTGGGGATCGATTCCTTAGCAGGTCCTAGTGAAGTGCTGATTATTGCCGACGAAGGGGCAAATCCTGTCCATGTAGCCACTGATATGCTGGCACAAGCGGAACATGACCCAATGGCTGCGGCAATTTTGTTTACCACAGACCCAGCTTTGGCAAAGAATGTCCAAGTAGCGGTGGAAAGACAATTGGTAGATCATCCACGGCGGATAGATACCGAAAAAGCGATCGCTCATTACGGTTTAATCGTGCTGGTAGAATCCCTAGATGCAGCAGCAGAACTCTCGAATGAATTTGCACCAGAACACCTAGAGTTAGAAGTTAAAGATCCTTGGGCTGTATTACCTAACATTCGCCATGCAGGAGCTATATTCCTCGGTTATTCCACACCAGAAGCCGTAGGAGATTATCTAGCAGGCCCCAACCATACCCTACCTACATCTGGTGCTGCCCGTTATGCCTCTGCCTTAAGTGTAGAAACTTTCCTCAAACATTCCAGTATTATTCAGTATTCCCAAACTGCGCTCAACAAGGTAGCTGGAGCCATTGACGCTTTAGCCACAGCCGAGGGCTTACCCTCTCACGCTGACTCAGTGAAGCGGCGAATTCAGCAAGATGAATGA
- a CDS encoding glucan 1,4-alpha-glucosidase, producing MKRWLLVNLIALCSVLFLGTNAAWAVGGGIAPGAPGVSSVWSYAGKQGIGTSYEQYVNNKYSDRAPTNAISKVWFSIAQGIVTETAYGEIDRAQINDLQFLVTGKGFFDEEKVATESKVDYLDKDSDGRPLSPAYRVINTDKEGKYTIEKHIFTDPDHQTLFTKVIFTANEDNITPYILINPHMNNTGKEDVAFVKSDSLNAREGEIVYLSLKSSLPFVKTSAGYVARSDGYQDLKDNGVMDWTYDYTDQSKPGSVAMIGQLPALSKGQTSTFNIAVGFGSTYEAATEQADASLKEGYESLLAKYNGKGNAVGWEDYLASLSNLPAMIANTGDKGKQLYASAFTLKSMEDKENPGALIASLSVPWGDTVNADTFATGYRAVWPRDFYQAAMALLALGDKETPLTAFKYLPQVQVQSDTLGNSGATGWFLQKTHVDGTLEWLGVQLDQTAMPIMLGWKLWKAGVLSDGEITQQYRTMLKPAAEFLANGGNVNIHTSNQANNRKINPPSTHQERWEEQSGYSPSTTAAIITGLVAAADIAENAADDPGAAAFYFSKADEYQKNVDKFMFTTTGDVKNCNGSSEYLLRVTPNADPNDGSRIHDNNSLLEADERQILDGGFLELVRYGVRKGDDAHIAASVCALDNINLSEALRVRYDIAFDGKKYPGFRRYGNDGYGEQINDGSNFRDIDDGQKKDRRGRIWPFFTGERGHYELELAKAKHGGTISDQEVAKLRDTYVRAMEYFANESLMLPEQVWDGVGANTAHKYITGEGTNSATPLAWAHAEYIKLVKSLTDKNVWDSYPIVQARYQSSESLSALSSHPNDTKISANP from the coding sequence ATGAAACGTTGGTTGTTAGTTAACTTAATTGCTCTTTGCTCGGTTTTGTTCTTAGGAACAAACGCTGCTTGGGCAGTCGGCGGTGGTATTGCACCAGGCGCACCGGGTGTTTCCTCTGTTTGGTCTTATGCTGGAAAGCAAGGCATTGGAACATCCTATGAACAGTATGTGAATAACAAATATAGCGATCGCGCTCCTACAAATGCCATCTCCAAGGTTTGGTTTTCGATTGCTCAAGGCATTGTGACGGAAACCGCTTATGGAGAAATCGATCGCGCCCAGATCAACGACTTACAATTTTTAGTCACAGGAAAAGGTTTTTTTGACGAAGAGAAGGTTGCTACCGAAAGCAAGGTGGACTATCTAGATAAAGATAGTGATGGTAGACCGCTTTCTCCCGCTTATCGTGTCATCAATACGGATAAAGAAGGCAAATACACTATTGAAAAGCACATCTTTACCGATCCTGATCACCAAACCTTGTTTACAAAAGTGATCTTTACTGCGAATGAGGATAACATTACCCCCTACATTCTCATCAATCCTCACATGAATAATACTGGCAAAGAAGATGTAGCTTTTGTCAAAAGCGATAGTCTCAATGCTAGGGAAGGAGAAATTGTTTATCTCAGTTTGAAGAGTTCATTACCTTTTGTGAAAACCTCAGCTGGATATGTAGCTCGTAGTGACGGCTATCAAGATTTAAAAGACAACGGGGTGATGGACTGGACTTATGACTACACTGATCAGAGCAAGCCGGGGAGTGTAGCTATGATAGGTCAACTGCCTGCCCTCAGTAAAGGACAAACTTCCACCTTTAATATTGCTGTAGGCTTTGGCAGCACCTATGAAGCAGCAACTGAACAAGCCGATGCTTCTTTAAAAGAAGGTTACGAAAGTCTGTTAGCAAAATACAACGGCAAAGGCAACGCTGTAGGATGGGAAGATTATCTAGCAAGTCTTAGCAATCTGCCGGCCATGATTGCCAACACTGGTGACAAGGGGAAACAGCTATATGCTAGTGCTTTCACCCTCAAAAGTATGGAAGATAAAGAAAATCCAGGGGCTTTAATTGCTTCTTTATCCGTTCCTTGGGGAGATACTGTGAACGCAGACACCTTTGCCACAGGCTATCGAGCGGTTTGGCCGAGAGACTTTTATCAAGCGGCGATGGCGTTGTTAGCTTTAGGAGATAAAGAAACTCCTTTAACGGCTTTTAAATACCTCCCACAAGTACAAGTGCAATCAGATACACTAGGTAACTCTGGGGCTACAGGCTGGTTTTTACAAAAAACTCACGTTGATGGAACCTTGGAATGGCTGGGAGTGCAGTTAGATCAAACTGCTATGCCCATTATGTTGGGTTGGAAATTGTGGAAAGCCGGAGTCTTGTCGGATGGTGAAATCACTCAGCAATATCGCACGATGTTGAAACCTGCCGCAGAATTTCTGGCTAATGGCGGTAATGTCAATATACATACCTCTAATCAAGCAAACAACCGCAAGATAAATCCACCAAGCACTCATCAAGAACGATGGGAAGAACAATCAGGATATTCCCCCTCTACAACGGCTGCGATTATTACTGGGTTAGTTGCGGCAGCTGATATTGCTGAAAATGCAGCTGATGATCCTGGTGCAGCCGCATTCTATTTCAGTAAAGCAGATGAATATCAAAAGAATGTGGATAAATTTATGTTTACCACAACTGGAGATGTTAAGAACTGTAATGGCTCTAGTGAATATCTTCTGAGAGTTACCCCTAATGCAGATCCTAACGATGGAAGTCGCATCCACGACAACAATAGTTTACTAGAAGCGGATGAACGCCAGATTTTAGATGGTGGTTTCTTGGAACTGGTACGTTATGGAGTCAGAAAAGGAGATGATGCTCACATTGCTGCCAGTGTTTGCGCCTTGGATAATATCAACCTCTCAGAAGCTTTAAGGGTTAGGTATGACATAGCTTTTGATGGTAAAAAGTATCCAGGATTCCGACGTTATGGCAATGATGGCTATGGTGAACAAATCAACGATGGTAGTAACTTTCGGGATATTGATGACGGACAGAAAAAAGATCGCAGAGGAAGGATTTGGCCGTTCTTCACTGGTGAACGTGGTCATTATGAACTTGAGTTAGCTAAAGCTAAACATGGAGGAACTATTAGCGATCAAGAGGTTGCTAAACTACGGGATACTTATGTACGAGCAATGGAATATTTTGCTAACGAAAGTCTCATGCTTCCTGAACAAGTGTGGGATGGTGTTGGTGCTAATACTGCTCATAAATACATCACTGGTGAAGGAACGAATAGCGCCACACCTTTAGCTTGGGCGCACGCCGAATATATCAAGTTAGTCAAATCTTTGACTGATAAGAATGTTTGGGATTCCTACCCCATTGTTCAGGCAAGATACCAATCTTCCGAATCTCTGAGTGCATTAAGCTCTCATCCGAATGACACGAAGATAAGTGCAAATCCTTAA